The window gatgaagtatgTGGTGGTTTCAGGTGGAGTAGTGAGTGGACTCGGAAAAGGAGTCACGGCAAGTAGCATCGGACTCATCCTCAAATCATGTGGTTTCCGAGTCACCGCCATTAAAATcggtctctctctttttcttatcACAACAATTCTTTCACGTAAAACGAACATGTCACCTTCTTGTTCTCTCACGCAAAGttcgtttcttttcttttcattcactttttttttgcttttggttATTTTTCCTCACAACAAAactgagaaaagaaaaaaaaaagtttccgaTTTGATTTCTTGGCCCCAACGAACATGAAAAGGGAGCTTATTTTTCTCTACCTTCTCACGCGTGCAGAcaaagttttgaaaaaaaaaatcttgaataTTCCAAGATTTTAATCTTTTCTACTTTCACTGTTAACCCATGTTGAAATCCTCATGACTTTTGTCagaaagttaaaatatttttatttttgttatgtttattttttaaagatcCTTACTTAAACATAGATGCTGGGACCATGTCACCTATTGAGCATGGTGAAGTTTTTGTCTTGGACGATGGTGGCGAGGTAATGCAACATTTAGTGACCAATTTCTCTGTTTCTTTTATtagaaaaaatcatttaattagTTAGGTAACCaaccattataaaaataatttttttgtttgttaaatgAAAGGTTGATCTTGATCTCGGGAACTATGAGAGGTTTATGGACATTAAGCTCACCAGTGAAAACAACATAACTACCGGAAAGGTTTATAAGGTTTGTGTTGTTTATATGAGCAAAAATAGTTTGGAgtgtttgattttgatttttgtaacTTAGACGTTGACGTTTGTGAACAGCATGTGCTTGAGAAAGAGAGGAAAGGAGATTATCTTGGGAAAACTGTTCAGGTAAGTAGAAGAACATGCTGATAGTATATACTAATTAAACCATGTGTTTTTGAAAGATTTTTGAAATTTCTTTATGGGCATTGTAGGTTGTTCCACAAATCACTGATGCTATTCAAGAATGGATTGAGCGTGCGGCTAGGATTCCAGTTGATGGACAGTCAGGTCCAGCTGATGTTTGTGTCATAGAACTTGGAGGAACCATAGGtaactttatttaatttagagAATTTTAACTCTCTGTGTCAGGTTTTGTtctgttagttttttttaaacatggAGCTACTCTTTGTCTGCAGGAGATATAGAGTCCATGCCTTTTATTAATGCTCTTGGACAGTTCTCCTATCGTGTAGGTAAGTAACGGTTTGTGTGTATGTTTTCATTGATGTATACCAGTGAAGTTTACTTAAGACCATGCCAAGTCTTAGTGatgttttttacatttttcaggCACTGAGAATTTTTGCTTGATCCATGTCAGTCTTGTGCCTGTATTGAATGTTGTTGGTGAACAGGCAAGTTTCTTGAGTCTTAAAATTTCGTTTAGTCTGGTGGCTTGTCCTAACAATGTCTAGTTGCTTATCAGAAGACTAAACCAACACAACATAGCGTTCGAGACTTAAGAGGCCTTGGCTTGAGCCCCAACATCTTGGCTTGTAGAAGCGCAAAGGTTTCATCCTTGTaactctatttatttatttattttggtaatGAATCTTAGCTCTGAGTTCTAATATTGAACTTAATTTTGTAGCCACTTGAAGATAACGTGAAGGCCAAGCTCTCTCAGTTTTGCCAAGTTCCGGTATGTAATAAGCAGAACAAAACTTAATCTTTATCAATGATACAAACAAAGTTGAATAACAAATTATTTGCAGATGGAAAACGTTGTCACTCTCTATGATTGCCCCAACATTTGGCACATTCCATTGCTTCTCAAAGTGAGTAGCTTTCTCATTCCACCATAATCTCAAAGTTTCAGTTATAGCAGGTTGTTCCCATCAGCCATCACCAATATCTTAACATTTTAACTTGTTTGAGCAGGAACAAAAGGCACACGAGGCGATTTTGCGTGTCCTGAACCTTACCGGGTGTGTCTCACTTACTCATATTCTTTATGTACATTGGTTCTTTCATTCAAATGCTGATTCATGTGGGAATCATTGTGTGATGCTTTCATATACAGAGTTGCCAAGGAGCCTGCACTAGAGGAGTGGTCTTTGATGGCTAAAATGAGCGACAAGTTGCATGTTCCAGTATGTGCTACCATAAGACATTTCAGGCTTAGTTTATCTCACTGGTTTTCAGATAGAGACTAACTTCACAATGTCTTTGGTGTTTCAGGTCAGAATTGCTGTGGTGGGGAAGTACACTGAGCTCTTAGATTCCTACCTTTCCATCCACAAGGTACACCTTCACATTATACATCAATTCCAGAAACTATAACCACAAAACTAAGCCTCTTCTCATAACCATAACTATTGTGTGTTGATGACCAGGCTCTCCTGCATGCTTCTGTGGCTAGGCGCAAGAAGCTAGTCATAGACTGGATCTCAGCTAGTGATCTTGAACTTGGAGCAAAAAAGGAGGTATGTCTACTACACTTAATACTAATCACTTCTTATCATCAAACCTTATAAACTGACAGCAAAAATAATTCCCTCATTGCAGAATCCAGATGCATACAAGGCCGTCTGGAAGTTACTTAAGGTCTGAACATTCTTTCATTcccatttttttgtcaatatgaGTTTCTCTTGATTAGTTACTTATGTAATATTTTGTCTTCAGGGTGCTGATGGTATTCTTGTACCGGGAGGTTTTGGGAATAGAGGTGTACAAGGAAAGATACTAGCAGCTAAATACGCCAGAGAGAACAAAGTTCCATACCTTGGTATCTGTCTAGGTATGCAACTCGCTGTCATCGAGTATGCAAGAACCGTACTTGGTTTGTCAGACGCAAACAGCACTGAGCTTGATCCTAATACCAAAAGCCCTTGCGTTGTTTTCATGCCAGAggtgttgttttgttttgttcccttccacgttctttttttttctgttacgAGTTTTAGTTAACTTAAAATgtaatgtttttgtttgaaGCAGGGCTCTAAAACGCATATGGGAGGCACTATGAGGTTAGGCTCAAGAAGAACTTACTTCCAAGCTAAGGACTCCAAATCAGCAAAACTGTAAGCATGAGAGATAAAACAAGTTGAACTTGATGCATCCTAGAGTTTTACTGAttatcttgtttttcttttttggagtTGTTTCAGATATGGGAACAGAAGTTTTGTTGATGAAAGACACCGGCACAGATATGAGGTGAATCCAGCAATGGTTCCACGTTTAGAGAGCGCTGGACTCACATTCCCTGGAAAAGACGAGTCCGGTCAGCGAATGGAGATCATTGAGCTGCCAAACCATCCGTTTTACGTTGGAGCTCAGTTCCATCCCGAGTACAAATCAAGACCTGGAAAGCCATCTCCTCTGTTTCTAGGTGAGGAGAAGCCATCACATACGGTTTCTTTCTTTACATGTAtgcttaaaagttaaaaacctaTTTTATTGGTGCAGGACTAATTGGAGCGGCTTGTGGAGAGCTAGACAACGTACTGCAACAAAGCTGCCAAGAAACAGCTGTCTCGCGTCCTCAGTCCAATGGGAAGCTCGAGAGAGTTTACTTGAAAGGCGCAGCGAAGAAGCCAGTCAGTGTTGTATACAGTTTATGCTCATGAACGTCTCATGCATCAAGGATGACTTCTCTCTCTTAAAAAAAAGCTATTTTATCCGGATTTTTTTAACATGGAGGGAGATAGACAAAGGTGTACAGTTTGAAgatttggcttttttttttatgagatGGGGTttgttaagaagaagaagaagaagaagaagaagaagaagaagaagaagaagaacactaAACACAAGCAAGTATTATTATACCTTTGTCTTTTGTAATGGGTACTATTTAAAGAGTGTCATGGGATTGACTCTCTCTGCTGCTGTGTTTCTTGGTTTCTTATCTAGTAGTAGTAGTTAGTATCATCGCTCATTAGCcttttgtgtttgtttctttctttcttt of the Brassica rapa cultivar Chiifu-401-42 chromosome A03, CAAS_Brap_v3.01, whole genome shotgun sequence genome contains:
- the LOC103861195 gene encoding CTP synthase isoform X1, which gives rise to MKYVVVSGGVVSGLGKGVTASSIGLILKSCGFRVTAIKIDPYLNIDAGTMSPIEHGEVFVLDDGGEVDLDLGNYERFMDIKLTSENNITTGKVYKHVLEKERKGDYLGKTVQVVPQITDAIQEWIERAARIPVDGQSGPADVCVIELGGTIGDIESMPFINALGQFSYRVGTENFCLIHVSLVPVLNVVGEQKTKPTQHSVRDLRGLGLSPNILACRSAKPLEDNVKAKLSQFCQVPMENVVTLYDCPNIWHIPLLLKEQKAHEAILRVLNLTGVAKEPALEEWSLMAKMSDKLHVPVRIAVVGKYTELLDSYLSIHKALLHASVARRKKLVIDWISASDLELGAKKENPDAYKAVWKLLKGADGILVPGGFGNRGVQGKILAAKYARENKVPYLGICLGMQLAVIEYARTVLGLSDANSTELDPNTKSPCVVFMPEGSKTHMGGTMRLGSRRTYFQAKDSKSAKLYGNRSFVDERHRHRYEVNPAMVPRLESAGLTFPGKDESGQRMEIIELPNHPFYVGAQFHPEYKSRPGKPSPLFLGLIGAACGELDNVLQQSCQETAVSRPQSNGKLERVYLKGAAKKPVSVVYSLCS
- the LOC103861195 gene encoding CTP synthase isoform X2 translates to MKYVVVSGGVVSGLGKGVTASSIGLILKSCGFRVTAIKIDAGTMSPIEHGEVFVLDDGGEVDLDLGNYERFMDIKLTSENNITTGKVYKHVLEKERKGDYLGKTVQVVPQITDAIQEWIERAARIPVDGQSGPADVCVIELGGTIGDIESMPFINALGQFSYRVGTENFCLIHVSLVPVLNVVGEQKTKPTQHSVRDLRGLGLSPNILACRSAKPLEDNVKAKLSQFCQVPMENVVTLYDCPNIWHIPLLLKEQKAHEAILRVLNLTGVAKEPALEEWSLMAKMSDKLHVPVRIAVVGKYTELLDSYLSIHKALLHASVARRKKLVIDWISASDLELGAKKENPDAYKAVWKLLKGADGILVPGGFGNRGVQGKILAAKYARENKVPYLGICLGMQLAVIEYARTVLGLSDANSTELDPNTKSPCVVFMPEGSKTHMGGTMRLGSRRTYFQAKDSKSAKLYGNRSFVDERHRHRYEVNPAMVPRLESAGLTFPGKDESGQRMEIIELPNHPFYVGAQFHPEYKSRPGKPSPLFLGLIGAACGELDNVLQQSCQETAVSRPQSNGKLERVYLKGAAKKPVSVVYSLCS
- the LOC103861195 gene encoding CTP synthase 1 isoform X3, producing MSPIEHGEVFVLDDGGEVDLDLGNYERFMDIKLTSENNITTGKVYKHVLEKERKGDYLGKTVQVVPQITDAIQEWIERAARIPVDGQSGPADVCVIELGGTIGDIESMPFINALGQFSYRVGTENFCLIHVSLVPVLNVVGEQKTKPTQHSVRDLRGLGLSPNILACRSAKPLEDNVKAKLSQFCQVPMENVVTLYDCPNIWHIPLLLKEQKAHEAILRVLNLTGVAKEPALEEWSLMAKMSDKLHVPVRIAVVGKYTELLDSYLSIHKALLHASVARRKKLVIDWISASDLELGAKKENPDAYKAVWKLLKGADGILVPGGFGNRGVQGKILAAKYARENKVPYLGICLGMQLAVIEYARTVLGLSDANSTELDPNTKSPCVVFMPEGSKTHMGGTMRLGSRRTYFQAKDSKSAKLYGNRSFVDERHRHRYEVNPAMVPRLESAGLTFPGKDESGQRMEIIELPNHPFYVGAQFHPEYKSRPGKPSPLFLGLIGAACGELDNVLQQSCQETAVSRPQSNGKLERVYLKGAAKKPVSVVYSLCS